The following DNA comes from Halalkaliarchaeum sp. AArc-CO.
GCGGTCAAGGCGCGTCAGCGCCGCCAGTTTCTGTTCGGTATCGGTCGAGGGGGGTGAGGTGGAGTAGGTCGGTAGTAGAGCTGTGGCTGTACTAATGGGATTGTAAAGGGAAAAACGGGCTCTTCAGACAGAACGTGAGTTCGCTGAGGGTTCAGACGACACCACCCTGTCGGCGAGGTCGCCAGTGCATCCGAGGCCGACGAGTCCGTCTGAGGGTTCAGACGAGGATATACCCTACCGAGTGTCGGACCGAGGTCGCCGACGAGTTCGTCTGAGCACTCAAACCGGAGAGAGCCCGTCTGAGGGTTCAGACAGGTCGGACAGCGAGCGGGCTCGGAGAGGGTATGGGCACGACAGGAACGATCCCCTCGATTACTGTCTGAGGGTCCAGCGAGCTACGAACGCCCCAACGCCCATATATAAGCGCGTTTAAAAGCCGGTTCGAGAGGCTTCATGTCCGATCAGCGCCACCGGACCTCCCAACTCGCCCTCTCACGCGGTACGACAGACCCGTCCGAGTACTCCTCACCGGACGCGAAGGCCCGCTTCGCGGTCGCCAAGCACTACGGGATGGGTTCGGACGGCGAGTGGTCGGTCGAGGAGATCGCAGAGGCCCTCGACGTCACCGAGAGGCAGGTCTACCGGTATATCAACGAGTCGGAGATCGGCCGGGAGGTCCGCGAGACCATGGCCGTGACGGACGCCGAGTGGCGACTCGACGCCGCGCTCACCCTCCGCGAAGAGATCGAGAGGCTGGAGGAAATCGAGAAGGAGTTGCTCGAACAGACGACGACCATCCCGACCGACTTCGAGGACCAGACTGTCGAGGGGACGCCCACGAGGGACGGACAGATGATCCTCGTCGACGAGGACGACTACACCCTGACGATCCCCGTCCCAAGCGAGTACGAGGAGATCACCGAGTACGGATCCGACCTCGAACGGATCCAGAAGGAGAAGCGCCAGCACATCGAGCAGATCACCAAGCTCCTCGGGCTCGACGACCACGACTGGCACTACCGCGAACAGAGGCCGTCTGAGGGTTCAGACACGACCCCCGTCCAGTTCCGGGAGATCGACGACGGGTGCGACGCGACGGGTGGCTGAGGGTTCAGACAGGACGGACCGGAACGCGAGACGGGGAGAACCGGGCTCTCAGGGGACCCTCCCGCAGAGAGCGGGACCACCTCCTCGAACTCCGGGGGGTGGGAAGCAAGCGGTGAAGTGGACCGCCAATCACCAACGCCTAAGAGGTTACCCTGTTATCACCTTGGTATGTCGCTGACCCTCGACGAACTCGACTCTCATCTGTTCAAGTGCGCTGACATCATCCGTGACGCCGTCGACTCGACCGACTATAAGGACTTTATTTTACCACTCGTATATTACAAAACTATCTCGGACAACTTCGAGGTCCAGTACCGACAGTACGTCGAGGAGTACGGCGAAGAGTACGCCCGTCGACCGAACCTCTACGACGTCCCCTACGTCCCCGAGGGCTACACCTGGGAGGACCTCCGGGCGGTCAACGAGAACGTCGACGAGGCGATCAACGACGCCTTCGACGCGCTCCGGGAGGCAAACGACGGCGAGGTCGAGGGGGTGTTCCGCGCCGACTACGTCGCAGAGGACGCCCTGACCGACGACCGACTCACGCGGCTGATCGAACATCTCACCACCTACGACCTCGACACCGACAGCATCCCCGCCGACATGCTCGGCGAGGCGTACATGGACCTCGTGCGCCACTTCGCCGAGGAGGAGGGCAAGTCCGGCGGGCAGTTCTTCACACCGCCCCACATCGTCCAGCTGATGGTCCGACTACTCGCGCCCTTCGAGGACGGTGACACGTTTCACGACCCGACTGTGGGGTCAGGCGGGATGCTCGTCGAAGCGGCCACCCACTACCGCGACGAACAGGGCGGCGATCCCTCGAAGCTCACGTTCACGGGCCAGGAGATCAACCCCGACATCGCTGCCATCGCCAAAATGAACCTCTCGATCCACGGCCTCAGCGGGCGGATCGAGCGCGAGGACTCCCTCCTGCGACCACAGTTCACCGAGAACGGTTCGCTGACCAGGTTCGACTATGTCCTTGCCAATTTCCCGTTCTCGGCGGACTGGCAGAAGGACGAACTCCAGGACGACACCTACGGGCGCTTCGACTGGCACGAGAAGCTCCCCCGAGCCGACCGGGGCGACTACGCATTCATCATGCACATGGCCGAGCAGTTGAACGAGACCGGCCAGGCAGCGATCGTCATTCCCCACGGCGTGCTGTTCCGGAAGCACGAGAGCCGGTATCGGGAGCCGATGATCGACGACGACCTCGTCGAGGCCGTGGTCGGGTTGCCCGAGAACCTCTTCCAGAACAACTCCATCCCGAGCGCGATCCTGGTGTTGAACCGCGACAAGCCCGCGGAACGTACCGATCAAGTTCAGTTCATCCATGCCGCCGACGAGGCGTTCTACGAGGAGCTGAGCAACCAGAACGAGCTGACCGAAGCGGGGATCGACCACATCGTCGAGAACTTCGACGGCTGGACGACCGAGGAGCGGGTGAGTCGGACGGTGTCGGTCGAGGAGATCCGCGAGAACGACTACAACCTGAACATCGCGCTGTACGTCGACACGACCGAACCGGAGGAAGACATCGACGTGGCCGAGGAGTTGGCCGAGTTGCGGGAGTTACAGGCCGAGCGCGACGAGATCGAGGCGCAGATGACCGAGCACATGGAGGCGCTGAACTATGAGTGAGGAGCAGGTGACCCTGGATGATCTTGACGAGGTAGCTGATGAGGCCGGTTCGAGTACGAATGGGTGGCAACAAATCGAAATGGGGGAGTTAGCCGAATATCAAAACGGAAATGCTTTTAGTAAGAGTGAATGGACCGACGACGGGTATCCCATAATTCGCATCCAGAATCTCACAGGAGAGCAGGAGGAGTTCAATTATTTCGACGGGGAATTAGAAGATCGCTATAGAGTCAAAAACGGCGACCTTCTTTTGTCGTGGTCAGCCACAATTGATGTTTTCGAGTGGAATGGGCCAGAGGCGGCTTTGAATCAACACATCTACAGAGTTGACACCACAGACCAGGTAAATGAGATATTCTTCCGGTTCAAGTTAGAAGAACTCCTTCCACGTTTAGAGGCTCTATCGCACGGGAGTACGATGAAACACGTCCGGAAGGCCGATCTGGTCAATCTTGACGCTGATATTCCACCACTCGAAGAACAGCGCAAAATCGCCAGCGTGCTCTACACCGTTGATCAGGCGATTCAGAAGACGGAAGCAATTTCCCAGCAATTATCCACCCTTCGACGAGGGCTTCGTCAGGATATTTTCAGTGGACAGGTGGGCCGTAGAGATACAAAGAGTACCAGAACTGGTCCAATAAGCATAGAAATCCCACGAGAGTGGGAAGTTAGACCTCTTGGTGATTTTGTGGATGAGTTTGTCGGCGGTGCCACGTTGTCGAAAGATGATTTCACCGAAAAGGGGGTGAGTGTATTGCCAAAAAAGGCGGTTAATGACATCGGAATCGCCGCTGTTGATGGGGACGAACGACAGTTCTGCTCCGAAGATACCGCCCAGGAAAACCAGACGAACTTAGTTGATTCTCAATATCTTATCACGGCACTCCGGGATTTGAACGCTGACGCGCCAAGTATCGGTCGGATTGTTAAGATCTCACCTGAATCTAAGTACCCAGATGGTGACCAATTTTTACTCGCCCAGGGAGTCCATGGGATAAAAACATCCCAGAAAATTCTTAATGATTATCTGATTGAAGTCTCGAACTGCGGTTGGTATCGGAGATACGTGAAGAGTATCTCGGTCGGAAGTACCCAAATTCACATCCGCAACGATGAGTTTCTTGATATCAAAATTCCGGTTCCACCACTGGAAGAACAGCAGGAAATCGCCACCCGTCTCCGGGACATCGTACGACTCCAATCTAAGCAGAACAGCTATCGGGACGGTCTCCAACGCCTCAAACAAGGCCTCATGCAGGACCTCCTCTCGGGCGAGGTCCGCACCCACGACACGGACATCGAGATCGTAGACAAAGTCCTCCAGCATGACTAACGAACAACCATCCGAGGGCGGCCTTCAGACGTCGGTCCTCCAGTGGCTCGACGGCCTCGGATGGGAGACCTACAACCCCGACGAAGGTCACGGCGCGACGGTCCTCGACGAGCGATACGGTCGCCAGCGTTCGGAGGTCGTCTACTGGGATCTGCTCGCGGAGACCGTCGTCGAGATCAATGACGAACTGACCGAGGCCAACGTCGACCGGTTCCTGAACTCGCTTCGACGCGACCTCGACCACGACAACCTGCTCGACGGCAACGAAGCGTTCTACGAGATCCTAACCACGGGCAAGAAACACACCGTCGACCAGCAACACAACGGGACGAAGACAATCTACGCCGACCTGATCGACTTCGAAAACCCCGAGAACAACCGGCTTCACGCCGTCGACGAGTTCGCCGTCTCCCGACGCGGCTCAATCCGTCCCGACGTAACCCTCCTCGTCAACGGGATCCCCAGCGTCCAGATGGAGCTGAAGTCCGTCACCCAGGACAACGACTTCTACGACGCCATCACCGACCTCCAAGCCTACGAGGAAAAGGTCCCACGAGCGTTCATCCCGACGCTGTTCAACGTCGCCGCCGACCAGAGTGTCCTCCAGTACGGAGCCGTCGGTGCCCCCCGCGAGTTCTATCAGGGGTGGACGACCGCGCCCGAGCGCTACCAGTCGGACAACGACGTCAAGCAGGCCGTCCAGGCCCTGCTGAACCCTCAGACGCTGCTCGACGTCCTGAAGTACTTCGTCTTCTACGAGGAGCGTCCCGACCAAGACGCGAAGATCATCCCCCGCCACATGCAGTACTATGCGGTCAAGCGGATCCTCAACCGGGTCGAGCGCGGCGAACACCGGAAGGGACTGATCTGGCACACCCAGGGATCGGGGAAGTCGTTCACGATGCTGTTCACGGCGAAGAACCTCCTCGAACGCGATATTCTCGACGCACCGCAACTGTTCGTCGTCGTCGACACGGACAAACTCAACAGCCAGATGCGCGACCAGCTCGCGAACCTCTCCTTCGAGCGCTGGACCGAAGCCGAGAGCATCGAGGGGCTCGAAGACACCATCGCGGCGGGCCGGAGCGAACTCGTCGTTACGACCATCCAGAAGTTCCAGGACGTCGACCCCGGCGTCCAGTCGACCGACGAGGCCGTCGTCATGTCCGACGAGGCCCATCGGTTCATGGAGGCCGACCTCGGGAGCCGGCTCGAAGCCGCCCTTCCCGACGCCTACCACTTCGGCTTCACTGGGACGCCCGTCCGGGAGGGCGACCGCGAGAAGGACCGCAACACGTTCGACGAGTTCTCCCCCGAGGACGAGGAGTACCTCCACCGCTACTCGATCAAGGACGGCATCGACGACGAACTGATCCTCCCGGTCTTCTTCCGGCTCCGTCACGAGATGGACTGGGACGTCGACGAGGCTGGCCTCGACGAGGAGTTCGACGAGGCGTTCGCCACCCTCCCCAAAGAGGAGAAGCTGGCGATCATCCGCGACCACGTCACCAGTCGGATGCTCGCCGAGATCGAGCCCCGCGTCGAGCGCGTGGTCGCCGAGATCGACGATCACTTCGACGGCGTCGAGAAGAACGGCTGGAAGGGCATGGTCGTCACGCCGAGTCGGAAGTCGGCGGCCATGTACGGGGAACGGCTGATCGACCGTCGAGGCGAGGACGCCGTCGACGTGCTCTTTACCACGACCCAGAACGACCCTGATCTGCTCCAGCAGTTCCACACCGACCCCGGCGAGCGCGACCAGATCGTCCGGGACTTCAAAAACGAAGACGAGCCCAAACTGCTCGTGGTCCACAACATGCTCCTGACGGGCTTCGACGCCCCCGTCCTGAAGACGATGTACCTGGACCGGGAACTCCGGGATCACACCCTCATGCAGGCCATCGCCCGGACGAACCGGCCAGCTGACGGCAAGGAGAATGGCGAGATCGTCGACTTCCAGGGCGTGTTCGAGAACATCGACGACGCTCTCGACTACGACGACGAGACGAAACAGTACGCCGCCCAGGACAGCGAGCAACTGTTCGAGAAGCTCCAGAATCAACTCGACGCCGTCCTCGACATCTTCGAGGGGATTCCCCGCGAGGACAGCCAGGAAGTCGTCGACGAGTGTCTCGACCGAGTGAGCACCCACCCCGAGAAGCGCGAGTTCAAGCAAGGGTTCCGACGACTCCAGGACCTCTACGAGTCCGTCTCGCCCGACCGCCGACTCGTCGAGGAGCGGATCGACGAGGACTACGGCTGGCTCGGGCGGATCCACACGGCCTTCCAGCGGACGGCCAACCGGTCGGAACGGCCCGAAGACGAAATGCGCGAAAAGACCCGCGAGATCGTCGAGGAGCACGTCGACATCGGCGAGATCAAGCGGGACTACCCGGTCTACGAACTCGGCGCGGAGTACCTGGAAGACCTCGATCACCTCAGAAGTGACGCCGCGAAGGCGTCAACGATTGCCCACGCCATCCAGGAGAGCACGCAATCCCGAATGGGCCAGAACCCCCGCTACGAACGACTGAGTGAGCGTGTGACCGACATCGTCGAGGCGTGGCAGGCCGGCGACCGAGCCGATCCCGAGGCCGTCGAGGCGCTCCGCGAGGTCGAAGCGGCGGTGCTCGCGATCGACGAAGAGGCCAATAAGTGCGGGATGTCAGACGCCGAGTTCGCCATCTTCACCGATCTCACCGAGGAGCGCGATCTTGATCTCTCGGAGGACACCGCCGAAGCACTCGCCCGCGACATCGTCGCCGAGTTCGACGACCGCGTCGACACGAGTTACGAGGGCTGGGAGACGAACGACCAGACGGTCAAGGAGATCGAGCTTGTACTGTTGGATGTACTGGTGAAAGAACACGACCGGGGTGAACTGGTCA
Coding sequences within:
- a CDS encoding helix-turn-helix domain-containing protein, coding for MSDQRHRTSQLALSRGTTDPSEYSSPDAKARFAVAKHYGMGSDGEWSVEEIAEALDVTERQVYRYINESEIGREVRETMAVTDAEWRLDAALTLREEIERLEEIEKELLEQTTTIPTDFEDQTVEGTPTRDGQMILVDEDDYTLTIPVPSEYEEITEYGSDLERIQKEKRQHIEQITKLLGLDDHDWHYREQRPSEGSDTTPVQFREIDDGCDATGG
- a CDS encoding class I SAM-dependent DNA methyltransferase; protein product: MSLTLDELDSHLFKCADIIRDAVDSTDYKDFILPLVYYKTISDNFEVQYRQYVEEYGEEYARRPNLYDVPYVPEGYTWEDLRAVNENVDEAINDAFDALREANDGEVEGVFRADYVAEDALTDDRLTRLIEHLTTYDLDTDSIPADMLGEAYMDLVRHFAEEEGKSGGQFFTPPHIVQLMVRLLAPFEDGDTFHDPTVGSGGMLVEAATHYRDEQGGDPSKLTFTGQEINPDIAAIAKMNLSIHGLSGRIEREDSLLRPQFTENGSLTRFDYVLANFPFSADWQKDELQDDTYGRFDWHEKLPRADRGDYAFIMHMAEQLNETGQAAIVIPHGVLFRKHESRYREPMIDDDLVEAVVGLPENLFQNNSIPSAILVLNRDKPAERTDQVQFIHAADEAFYEELSNQNELTEAGIDHIVENFDGWTTEERVSRTVSVEEIRENDYNLNIALYVDTTEPEEDIDVAEELAELRELQAERDEIEAQMTEHMEALNYE
- a CDS encoding restriction endonuclease subunit S, giving the protein MSEEQVTLDDLDEVADEAGSSTNGWQQIEMGELAEYQNGNAFSKSEWTDDGYPIIRIQNLTGEQEEFNYFDGELEDRYRVKNGDLLLSWSATIDVFEWNGPEAALNQHIYRVDTTDQVNEIFFRFKLEELLPRLEALSHGSTMKHVRKADLVNLDADIPPLEEQRKIASVLYTVDQAIQKTEAISQQLSTLRRGLRQDIFSGQVGRRDTKSTRTGPISIEIPREWEVRPLGDFVDEFVGGATLSKDDFTEKGVSVLPKKAVNDIGIAAVDGDERQFCSEDTAQENQTNLVDSQYLITALRDLNADAPSIGRIVKISPESKYPDGDQFLLAQGVHGIKTSQKILNDYLIEVSNCGWYRRYVKSISVGSTQIHIRNDEFLDIKIPVPPLEEQQEIATRLRDIVRLQSKQNSYRDGLQRLKQGLMQDLLSGEVRTHDTDIEIVDKVLQHD
- a CDS encoding type I restriction endonuclease subunit R, with product MTNEQPSEGGLQTSVLQWLDGLGWETYNPDEGHGATVLDERYGRQRSEVVYWDLLAETVVEINDELTEANVDRFLNSLRRDLDHDNLLDGNEAFYEILTTGKKHTVDQQHNGTKTIYADLIDFENPENNRLHAVDEFAVSRRGSIRPDVTLLVNGIPSVQMELKSVTQDNDFYDAITDLQAYEEKVPRAFIPTLFNVAADQSVLQYGAVGAPREFYQGWTTAPERYQSDNDVKQAVQALLNPQTLLDVLKYFVFYEERPDQDAKIIPRHMQYYAVKRILNRVERGEHRKGLIWHTQGSGKSFTMLFTAKNLLERDILDAPQLFVVVDTDKLNSQMRDQLANLSFERWTEAESIEGLEDTIAAGRSELVVTTIQKFQDVDPGVQSTDEAVVMSDEAHRFMEADLGSRLEAALPDAYHFGFTGTPVREGDREKDRNTFDEFSPEDEEYLHRYSIKDGIDDELILPVFFRLRHEMDWDVDEAGLDEEFDEAFATLPKEEKLAIIRDHVTSRMLAEIEPRVERVVAEIDDHFDGVEKNGWKGMVVTPSRKSAAMYGERLIDRRGEDAVDVLFTTTQNDPDLLQQFHTDPGERDQIVRDFKNEDEPKLLVVHNMLLTGFDAPVLKTMYLDRELRDHTLMQAIARTNRPADGKENGEIVDFQGVFENIDDALDYDDETKQYAAQDSEQLFEKLQNQLDAVLDIFEGIPREDSQEVVDECLDRVSTHPEKREFKQGFRRLQDLYESVSPDRRLVEERIDEDYGWLGRIHTAFQRTANRSERPEDEMREKTREIVEEHVDIGEIKRDYPVYELGAEYLEDLDHLRSDAAKASTIAHAIQESTQSRMGQNPRYERLSERVTDIVEAWQAGDRADPEAVEALREVEAAVLAIDEEANKCGMSDAEFAIFTDLTEERDLDLSEDTAEALARDIVAEFDDRVDTSYEGWETNDQTVKEIELVLLDVLVKEHDRGELVTDEFIDAVHTYLIQNYVADEA